Within Porites lutea chromosome 2, jaPorLute2.1, whole genome shotgun sequence, the genomic segment CAATGCTTTACAATCCAAGTTGTCACAGGAAGTCGTGATCAGAGCTTTATCActgtcaccatcatcatcacttaCAACATGTGTAGTGACCAGCTGTTTTCTTGCTGGTTGTTTGCTGGAAGCATCGGGTACAGTTGGAGAGTCAGCAGTGCAGGACTTTCTAGTTTTATTCTTAggtccctgtggtgttttgTGCTTTCTTTTTGCAGCTTGTTTCTGGCTTGATGTAGACGTGGGATCACCATTGCACAGGCTCTGTTTCCTGAAAGCCGGGAGGCTAAGAGGATGGACGTTGTCACCTTCTTGAATTTCAGTATGATAACTTTGCCTAGTAGTTTCTTGAGGTGTTTTTTGCCTCTTATAATTTACAGATCGTTCCTGGCTTGATGTAGAAGCAGGATGAGCTGTGCTTAAGCTCTGTTTCCTGAAAGCTGGCAAGCTAAGGGGATGGACATCATCATGAATTTCAGTATATAAACTGTGATGATGTGGTTCATCCTGTTGGCTATGAGAAGAACTCCTAGGTGCTTGAATTGTTGTTTGCTTTCTGTTTACAGGTTGTTCCTGGCTTGATGTGGAAGCAGGATTAACTACGCTGGACATTGTGTTCCTGAAGAGGTTCTACAGAAGAAGGCTGATGATTAACATCTTTTTATGTTGGGAAGAAATTCTCTTAGTGGCTTGTGCAATTCTTGCAGCGATTTCTGCATTCCTTCTTTTTTCAGCCTCTGCTTTTTCCGCCTCCTTTGCTTTCTTGGCAGcttctttttttgccttttcttcatcttttgcAGTGGGTTTCTTTGGTACTGCTTGTTTCTGTGatgatttgtttttgttctttatagACTGTTGTGGATCACTGTTGAATATTGCTTTCCCCACTGCGCTTTTCCTTAAACTCGTTTCAAGAGCTCTCTTTTCTTTAAGAAGTTCACTCTTATcatcttcaaaacaaaaagcgAAAAGGTAAGCTTTTGTTTAAATAAGAGAACGTGCTTGTCTTTGGTTACCTTATTTCGATAATAGAGATTATCATGAACATTTACGTATTCCACTATttaaacttttttcattttaggttAATGGCTTTAAAGCTCCTAGCTCATTGTTTAGGCTACCAAGTTTTAACATACCAGGTGGTGTCAGCATTGATTATATGCATGGTGTCTGCCTTGGTGTGGTCAAGACTCTTGTTGGCCTTTGGTTTGACTCCTCCAACAGTAGCAGAAAGTGATACTGTGGACAACTTGTGCATCAAGTAGACTCTCGCTTACTGCAGATTAATCCTCCAAGTGTCATAACTTGGGTACTTAGAAGCATTGAGTCACATCGCAAGCACTGGAAAGGCAAGTGCAATATTCCGGGCTTTTAACACAGTTATTTTGGCaaaacataacaattttttatttacagcatCCACAATCTTGTATGCCCAAATTTATAATAAACCCTAGGGTTTATTTTGTTTCCATCACATCTCTTTACCAGATACAAAAATGTTGGTTTTATTAACTgggtagaaaaaggaaattggCCACCATCAAAGTTTTTGTGATACTGGTGTTTGGAAGTACTTTCACTTTCTTCTTTCACCCCAATCTTCTTAGCATTACTATTGCCAAAAAGTTTGTTATAAATTATAACAAACTGTGTGTTACATCATCACTGCCATTACATGACCAATATTCTTTGTTGCAGCTACAGAATACAGGAGTTGGCTTCTCTTTTATTCCCTCTCTTGTATGAAAGGAATACTGTCTGATGAGCTTTTCGATCACTATGCTCTGCTGGTTAGAGGAATTTACCTTCTCTGTCAAGAGTCAATTTCCCAAGCTGATCTAAGGAAAGCAGAAATACTCTTGGCACACTTTGTTGAAATATTTGATGTCTTTTATGGTATGTTTCAGAGTTAAGTACTTAATGACACTCTAAAGTACAATTTTGCAGCAAGAATGCAAAACTACCACTGAAGTTTCTacagaagaaaggaaaatcacTGGCAGTTGTTCTTGCACATGAAGATGCACACGTCACCTTTAACACATATATGCAACAGTAAAAGTGAACTTTCTACTTCATTTAATACTGGCACTTAAATCCCCTACCACAGCAGTATCTTAATATTTATTGCTTTCATGCCGTAAAAAGGGGTTTCTTATAGGGATTTGAcggttgtgaaaaaaatatttataaaaaggaaaatatctggttgaaataataataatgataacaaaaataatgaaaataacaatagttacaataattataataataaaacagcaaaaatgagaTTATGAAGTTGTGCTTTTAAGAGCGATTCGGTTTTGATagttattgtttattgttgtctAGCTCCAAGGCATCTGGTGTTAAATGTGCAGAACTTGCTGCATTTGGTTAAGATGTAAAATCAAATGGCCCACTGTGGTGCAACTCCTTGTTTATGTTTGAAGATTGGAATGGGGACATAGCAGATTATTTTCATGGAACACAGAATATACCCAACCAGGTAAAGTCTTTTAAATAAGATAAATTGTAcatgtttttgtttggttcttAGTGTTGTAACTAAAAAGGGGAAAGAATCAATTATCAGGGAATATGACATTCTCATTAACAAAAAATTTGTTCTTATAATAATAGTTATTATCTGTGTTAACTTTCTTTGAATTTAACATTTGAAATAGTGTTTTTTTCCAAggattatctttttttttcccatttacaGATCATGAGCGCTGTTTCATGTAGACAAAACATGCCAGAGTTGATTGCAAAAATACCAGATGGACAGGCCAAAGACCTTGCATTAAAGCTGAGAAATGGGAGTGAAAGGTGTGTGATACGGGAAAAGTCTACTGTTTTCTCACTTGCTCATTGGTATCCTTTTACTTTTTATGTGGGAAATTGTAGGATGTACACAAAAATTAATACATTCCTTGCAAATTGCTTGCATACTTATACGTAAATTATGACCTAAcaccataaaatgttcaaaactttgcagtgaaaccacttgCCTGCGGCCAGTGGTTTCACGCGAGTTTgggttttgaacattttctgATGTCATTTCTTTGGTCTACAGgagtgtagaccatggaaaattgtggtcaaaTTGTTAAGTACCTAGGTCATAAACAcatacaaaattaatattgtcATAGAATTATTCATGATGGCCTTTATCTAGCCAAGTATGAGATGTCTTAAAGAGAATGTTGAAACTAAGCTAGGATGTTCTTTGTGTCGTAGAGAGAACCGAATTCCTATTGGAGAAACCATAAACATTGTTGGTGCATTGAAGAATGATGTACTGAGGGCAGAATTAGAAGATGATGTTGTGTCAGGAATGGAGGTGGATTCATTAAATGAAGTCAAATTCTTTACTAGGGTTCAAATAAGAGGAAGAATTATCCACTCTCGAGTTTACACGTGTTTCTGTGAGAAACTCCTACACAGTTTCGTACAAAGATGGCAACCAAATTAAGTATGGGCAAGTTGAAGTGTTTGTGCATCCAGTCCTCCCAACAACTCAGTCAAGCATGAAGCAGTGGTTCTGCCATTTCAGGAACAAACAGGTTTTATTTGTCAAGAACATGAGGTGTTGGGGGTTTGCCCTGTAACACACATTGTTGGTTTGTATCCACCTGTAAATGACCAATGTATTTTAATTCCTATTGACAACATTAAAGACTTGTGCATTTGCATGGAGATAAGAGACACTGGATTAGTTTACATAACTCACTTCccaaataaaattgaaaaagattaAGGTGAAGGACCATTAATTTGGCTCgcaatttttggaaattttctctGGCTGATCACTACTTGAAACACTAAGGTAGAATTGAATAAACCTACCAGCTCTTGTATGATATGatggtttcttttattactagACTACCACACATTTCAATACTCTAGCTGTATGCACAGATTCACATGGTACATGAATGGTGTTCAATGGCTAGTGCTAGAAAAGTAGAGCAGAGCTAAAAGATAACGTTATTATGTAACTTCTTACTTagtgcaaattttttttattttttctctgcaTTACGTTTGTCACAATTTCATTctactttaaaagaaaatggaatAATGGAACTTATGGTGAATAGTGGATTGATCAGGTGAAGACTGTGCAGTAAATTAATACTAACTGTATAACAAAATCACAATGTTTAAGCTGAGGCTTTCTGTATGTTTGAGAGAATGTggattttgtcctttttttagCACTTATTTATTGTTATGAATGTGCTCTTGCATGGCTAGAGTAGTTCAGCATGCAACGGAAAATCCAGCAAAATCTTAATCCCAACTTAATCCCTTATATGGGATTAATAGGGATGGCAGGTGATATTGCAAATGTATAAGGTCTAATTTACATTTATGATACATCTGCCACATAAATTCCATGTATGGTAAAGCTATGGTTATTGACCACATCATTTCCATATTACCATGATCTAACTAAAAATTAGAGATAATGTGGTGATTATATGGTTAATCTCCTAACCATATTATTCCCACATTAATGACAACTTGGAATTTGGCTCCATATAAAGACCATATGTGAAGTTATGTGAGTTGCACCGCCAGTTATAAAATCCATATTTTGATTTAATAAACCCAGTTACCGTCCATATATGGGCCATATATAGCCCTCATTTTCCCCACATTATTACCGTATTATTGGTTTGGTAAGGGTAGAGTGCGCTGAACTGTTATCTGTGCAAAACCCAACTGCACGGAAATGATCCACAGGTACCAGCATCTGAAGGGAGTAAAAATGGAGAATGCCAACAGAAAGAGTCTACTTCCTATTCATGTGATTCTGGGAGCAACTGACTACACAAAGTGAAAAACTCGAGAAGCACAGTGCGCTGGAGCCATAGGAGAGCCTGTCGCCGAATATACCCATTTTCGCTGGGCTATTATGTCACCTAGGTCAGAAGCAGACTTCGACAACATGTTTCTTGTGCAAACACCGTCCAGTGACTATGAACAGCTGTACGGGATGAACGTCATTGGACTTGAAGACTCCCCTAATGGAGACCAGAATGTCGTCTATGCTGAATTCCTCAAACAGCTCATGCGCAGTCCTGAGTGTGAGCGCAAACCGTTACTCACAGGACAATCGGTTAATCCCACGTTAAGACAGCAAATTCTTGACGCACTTTAAGAACTTTCCCTACAATAATGATGCTCACAATGATAAGGATGTAAACAGAGTTTATTGAAGCGAGGCAATGAGACGTTAACAATGTTGAAAAGAAGTGATGTGAAGCAAAGCGATGACTAGGCAGTGTAAACGAAGAAAACGATGTACAAAGCAGtttcgaaaaaaaagaaataaatacagcGAAAACTATAGTTAGATTAACTAGAAACTACCTTAAAACTAGGAAACCAAACTTTGGATTTCATTAATATGATGCtaaaaaaggctttataaaacaTATCATATCATGCACAAAGTGAAAAGACTTACTTCTGTGTTCACAGCGTTGACTTGAGCCTTACTTTGATCTTAACACAATGACACGTTGACTAGAAGTTGAAAAGTTCCTTGAgcacgttcaacaatgctaactaATACAAAGGATAATAGATTTCTTTGTCTGTAAATCATACGTAAGCAGGTATATTCGCGGCAAAAAACCACAAATACTATAAGATAATAATGCAAACGAAACTAAAAGGGTTCGAAAGGAAATATGAAAAACCAGGAAATATTTGGCAGTAACGCTAAGGGATGGTATGACAGGCCTTCCCTGGAAGGGAGATCATCCCCCCTTACCATCGAACAAGTCAGGGAGCATGAAGCAACTTGAAACTCTAGTGAAACGACTGAAGAGGGCTGGACAACTAGATGACTACTATGCTATCAATAAAGAACAACTTCAAGAAGGAATTATAGAAGAAGCACCACTGGCTGCAACTGGGCGAGAGTTCTACATCCTCAACAAAGGTGTTGTGAGTGAGAGTGCCGAATGCACGAAGATGCGAATCATGTATGATGCTTCGGCAAAAGCATATGACTCAGCACCTTCCTTAAACGACTGCCTTGAAGTTGGACCAGTTGTAGTGAAGCTGCATTGAAAGGCCAGAGTAATGTAATGTTTTGTAAAAATGCAGTTGGAGATGGTCTTGGCTCACACCACTAGCAATTTTTCTGGACATGTCATCTACATCTGTCTTGTAGTATTTCCTTTTTCTATATCATTCAGCTCCATCATTAGGGCTGAACTTCAAAGGTTTTATTGTAGACCTGGCATCTCTAAATCACCTGAGTGGAATGTGCAAAGCCCCTGTAGCAATTTCTCAAAAGCTTCCTAAAACACTATGGTTTCTGAATCACGCGTAGCTGTTTTGGGAAGAATTCCAAGGTACGAATCAATAGCAAAATTACTCAAGTAATTATCCTTATCCTTCTGATGGCCACCATGGGGAGTACTCAAATCACTACTAACAACAAGTGGACTTCTCCAAACTTTACTGAACCATCAACCATTGCATTGACTATTGCATTTAGATGGAGTGCAAACTCATTGGCTTCTGTTTTCTCTAATTTAGCTGAGGTGTTCTTGTCAAGGCCACACTGTAACATCTAGCTTTCCATTTGTGCTTCTTTTCACCGCTGCTGGGCCAATAACATGGGCATACAAATCCATCTCCGTTTGTAAGGGTCATCCAAACTCACAAGATTGTGGGGATCTAGTATTCTGACATCACGTAGGAAAGTACTGCCTGGTCGTCCCCTGCCTCATCTGTGTACTTCTCTAGCTTCTTGTAAGCTTCGCGAAATGCTGACCTAAAATGGAAATTTCAAACTGATATTTCTTTTTACATCATTTGGCTGTTTTAGTCGTAGCCATAGGCCTATGGTTGCCCAAAACAAGTTTTACAAGTACTTATTTATGATTTTCCTTATTAAAAAAGAGATGCAAGTTTTTTGTCTTGCTTGCAAGTT encodes:
- the LOC140927995 gene encoding uncharacterized protein produces the protein MFEDWNGDIADYFHGTQNIPNQIMSAVSCRQNMPELIAKIPDGQAKDLALKLRNGSERENRIPIGETINIVGALKNDVLRAELEDDVVSGMEVDSLNEVKFFTRVQIRGRIIHSRVYTCFCEKLLHSFVQRWQPN